From Oceanipulchritudo coccoides, the proteins below share one genomic window:
- a CDS encoding PDZ domain-containing protein yields MPIRSFLFLFLACLALSPADAVTREELFLERSKSVVFVEYYIQREVDRQNSDGVALVASADGLLICLPNVFPDWVPPEKYRDIKAYPAENPLGEGFEVTYLGQDWVNGWHYLKIDDMALAGDYLKPITDYEVGTASIGEPVWGICMTPGDLDYITYYREGKLSTVQPLPMDTAFVTDEVAVPGGPVFLEDGRFTGWAGRALPMERDMWIGSEFFRANIRNPDESHMYVLADFFLNELGARIPGNPLEHKRPWIGISGTQPLDKETARFMGLTDQGVVIVSEVLPETPADLAGLKDRDLILAINGKVIPRLKPDSVLQAYFEREILLSEIGEPLTLTVLRGDEKLDLEVLPRLSPTVMKEAKREYFETLGVTLREFITLDALQRREDHRDKKGAIVNFIRPNSPAAAGNLSPGDWVQEIGGVPVETFEEAVAQLQANLDDDSLEEVVLLVERSNETAVLRLRKN; encoded by the coding sequence ATGCCTATAAGAAGCTTTCTATTCCTGTTTCTTGCCTGTTTGGCCCTGTCTCCAGCGGATGCGGTCACCCGGGAGGAACTCTTCCTTGAGCGCTCCAAGAGCGTTGTTTTCGTGGAATATTACATCCAGAGGGAGGTGGACCGTCAGAACAGCGATGGTGTGGCCCTTGTGGCCTCCGCCGACGGGCTCCTGATCTGCCTGCCCAACGTTTTCCCTGACTGGGTCCCACCGGAGAAGTATCGGGATATCAAGGCCTATCCGGCCGAAAACCCGCTCGGGGAGGGCTTTGAAGTCACCTATCTCGGACAGGACTGGGTCAACGGATGGCACTATCTGAAAATCGACGACATGGCCCTCGCTGGTGATTACTTGAAACCGATTACCGATTATGAGGTGGGAACCGCCTCAATCGGGGAGCCTGTGTGGGGGATTTGCATGACTCCGGGGGACCTTGATTACATCACCTATTATCGGGAAGGAAAGCTGTCCACGGTCCAGCCACTGCCGATGGATACGGCCTTTGTCACTGATGAGGTGGCCGTTCCCGGGGGGCCGGTCTTTCTGGAGGACGGGCGTTTTACCGGCTGGGCCGGGCGTGCCCTTCCGATGGAGCGGGACATGTGGATCGGGAGCGAATTCTTCCGGGCCAATATCCGTAATCCCGACGAGAGCCATATGTATGTGCTCGCGGACTTTTTCCTGAATGAACTGGGAGCCCGGATTCCAGGGAATCCATTGGAACACAAGCGTCCCTGGATCGGGATTTCCGGGACCCAACCCCTGGACAAGGAGACGGCCCGTTTCATGGGCCTGACAGACCAGGGCGTGGTCATTGTAAGCGAAGTCCTTCCGGAGACCCCCGCAGATCTGGCCGGTCTCAAGGACCGGGACTTGATCCTTGCGATCAACGGGAAAGTGATTCCCCGCCTCAAGCCGGATTCTGTCTTACAGGCTTATTTCGAGCGGGAGATCCTTCTTTCGGAAATCGGGGAACCCTTGACCCTGACGGTGCTGAGGGGCGATGAGAAACTGGACTTGGAGGTCCTTCCGCGCCTTTCGCCAACCGTCATGAAGGAGGCCAAGCGCGAGTACTTTGAGACACTTGGGGTGACACTGAGAGAGTTCATCACCCTTGATGCGCTCCAGCGCCGCGAGGACCACCGGGATAAAAAGGGGGCCATTGTGAATTTTATTCGCCCCAACAGTCCTGCCGCGGCGGGCAACCTTTCCCCGGGCGACTGGGTGCAGGAAATCGGCGGGGTGCCGGTTGAGACCTTTGAGGAAGCAGTTGCCCAGCTTCAGGCCAATCTGGATGACGACTCGCTTGAGGAGGTCGTGCTGCTTGTCGAGCGGTCGAACGAAACAGCCGTTCTGCGCCTGCGCAAGAACTAG
- the nusG gene encoding transcription termination/antitermination protein NusG: protein MPDFSKSPPGWYCFKALPKKEHIASELLRREAELETLCPRIAYQKKTKRGKVRFVECLFPGYVFIRADLTESYRRIRSTQGIRDVVAFGGRCPQIPDAFIEELRSRLDSENLKAIPDPVVKKGHEVTILEGPFKEWNAIVTGELDGQQRIGLLLDFLGRQMEIRVPVEDVIVDSETPQGRVWED, encoded by the coding sequence ATGCCGGATTTCAGTAAATCACCTCCCGGATGGTATTGCTTCAAGGCCTTGCCGAAGAAGGAACACATCGCCTCGGAGCTCCTGAGGCGGGAGGCTGAGCTTGAGACCCTGTGCCCACGGATTGCTTACCAGAAAAAGACCAAGCGCGGAAAGGTCCGTTTTGTGGAATGCCTTTTTCCGGGCTACGTCTTCATCCGGGCGGACCTGACAGAATCCTACCGGCGCATCCGGTCAACCCAGGGAATTCGCGATGTGGTCGCCTTTGGTGGGCGTTGCCCGCAAATTCCGGATGCCTTTATCGAGGAATTACGCTCACGACTTGATTCGGAAAACCTCAAGGCCATTCCCGATCCGGTGGTAAAGAAAGGGCACGAGGTCACGATTCTGGAAGGCCCCTTCAAGGAATGGAACGCCATTGTCACCGGAGAGCTCGATGGACAACAGAGGATAGGCCTTTTGTTGGACTTCCTCGGGCGCCAGATGGAGATCCGGGTCCCCGTTGAGGATGTGATTGTCGATTCGGAAACCCCGCAGGGCCGGGTCTGGGAGGATTAA
- a CDS encoding ZIP family metal transporter — translation MPESVLTVFLYASITAIATGFGALPFLFFKKISQRWLGYSNAVAAGLMLTASFTLIFEGNHYGVWKTVIGVFVGLVFILLTHNWLDGREDLSISHLRGSDARKVILIIGVMTLHSFTEGVGVGVSFGGDEGLGIFITAAIALHNIPEGLAISLVMIPRGMRVWTTALYCIFTSLPQPLMAVPSYVFVEAFEPFLPFGLGFAGGAMIWMVFSEIIPEANEGNSSKHIGAIITVSIILMVLFQEYLR, via the coding sequence ATGCCGGAATCAGTCCTGACCGTTTTTCTATATGCCTCCATAACCGCCATTGCGACGGGCTTTGGTGCCCTGCCCTTCCTGTTCTTCAAGAAAATTTCCCAACGCTGGCTCGGGTACAGCAACGCCGTGGCTGCCGGGCTCATGTTAACCGCCAGCTTTACCCTGATCTTCGAGGGCAACCATTACGGGGTATGGAAAACGGTTATCGGTGTCTTTGTCGGCTTGGTATTCATCCTGCTCACCCACAACTGGCTGGATGGCAGGGAAGACCTCTCCATCTCCCACCTCAGGGGATCGGATGCCCGCAAAGTCATCCTGATTATCGGGGTCATGACCCTCCATTCATTCACGGAGGGCGTTGGGGTCGGGGTCTCTTTTGGCGGAGACGAGGGCCTTGGCATTTTCATCACCGCGGCCATCGCCCTGCACAACATTCCCGAGGGCCTGGCCATCAGTTTGGTCATGATCCCGCGTGGCATGCGAGTCTGGACGACCGCCCTTTATTGTATCTTTACCAGCCTGCCCCAGCCGCTGATGGCGGTCCCATCCTACGTTTTTGTGGAGGCCTTTGAACCATTTCTTCCTTTTGGGCTCGGATTTGCCGGCGGAGCTATGATATGGATGGTCTTTTCCGAAATCATCCCCGAGGCCAATGAAGGAAATTCGTCCAAGCACATCGGTGCTATAATCACGGTTTCCATCATCCTGATGGTCCTCTTCCAAGAATACCTGCGATAA